DNA from Rubripirellula lacrimiformis:
TCACCGGGCAGTTCGCGAATCGAGACGTTTCGGAAAGCGACGGGTTCTTGGTGTCCGGCGAATCCAAAGTGCCCGCTTGTACGTTTTGCTGCCGCCGGCACAGGCCCCGTCTTGGACTCGGTCACTTCCGACAAATCGGCTTCTAAAATGGTGAACCCGTTCAGTTCGACTTTGTACTTGGTTCCAGTAACAGTGACCTGTTGGAAATTCCACTCGCCAACCGGACGCAAGAAACCACGGTGAGCCGGTACCAGTCCGTAGATGGAACCGTGGTACTGACGATCATCCAGGTTTTTATAACTAGGGTCATCATCGTCCAAAATCTGCAGTTCAAGCCATTCCGGATTTTCTAGACTCTCCCCCGAATGCCGAACCAGAAGGCCATTGTTGCCTGCCGGTGGCAGCTTGAATTCGACGCGGGCGATGAAGTCGCCGTATTCCTTTTCGGTATACATGTTCCCGGATTTCCCGGCGACCGACACGATGTTGCCATCGACGACTTTGTAGTCCTCGACAGCCCCTCGCCAACCGGCAAGGTCGGTGCCGTCGAACAGACTGTCAAACAGCCCATCTTTGTCTTCTCGCAGAATCTCGTTGGCTTCTTCGGAATCAATTTCCCGAACGAACAAGTTCCGGAAGTACAGAGTGTTGCCGTGATTTTGCAATTCGAGTTGCCCATCGCGATAGATCGGCAAACCACGTTCCCACAGGTTTTCCATCACGGCGCGGTCGGTCACCAACTGGTCGTTCAGTTTGATCGTGACGCGTTCACCAACCATGCGGATGTAAAAGGTGTTCCACTGGCCAACCGGTCGATCCGCCTTCACCAACGGCATGCGAGGGTTGTCTTTGTTGTTCCACAAAGCACCGGATCCATTTTCAGCACCATGCCGAAAGTAGTCCTCGTGTTCGGTGTCCCAGATCTGCACTTGCGGACTTCCACGCAGATAGATCCCGCTGTCACCACCTTCTAAGATTTTCCAATCGACGAACATTTCAAAGTCGCCGTAATCCTTGGCGGTACACAGGCTTTCGCCCTGACCGTCAAAGACCAACATTCCGTCGACCACTTTCCAGTGATCCCGCATGCTCTGATCGGCCACTTTCTGGGCATCCGACAATTCGGACTCGGTCATGGCCGCCCGCGTCTTTGGATTCCCGACGAGC
Protein-coding regions in this window:
- a CDS encoding 3-keto-disaccharide hydrolase: MKPLFRRAVIVGALFSCFVAMCSSHATLRAEVPEGFTPLFNGKDLSGWKGLVGNPKTRAAMTESELSDAQKVADQSMRDHWKVVDGMLVFDGQGESLCTAKDYGDFEMFVDWKILEGGDSGIYLRGSPQVQIWDTEHEDYFRHGAENGSGALWNNKDNPRMPLVKADRPVGQWNTFYIRMVGERVTIKLNDQLVTDRAVMENLWERGLPIYRDGQLELQNHGNTLYFRNLFVREIDSEEANEILREDKDGLFDSLFDGTDLAGWRGAVEDYKVVDGNIVSVAGKSGNMYTEKEYGDFIARVEFKLPPAGNNGLLVRHSGESLENPEWLELQILDDDDPSYKNLDDRQYHGSIYGLVPAHRGFLRPVGEWNFQQVTVTGTKYKVELNGFTILEADLSEVTESKTGPVPAAAKRTSGHFGFAGHQEPVAFRNVSIRELPGEPAAIPDRETAVSPTDQRIELFNGKNFEGFYTWIRDSKYSDPKKIFTVKDGQIHISGDGYGGLITNQTYRDYHLVLEFMLGEKTWGDRIDRARDSGLLVHAWGPDGGYANTWMASVEAQIIEGGVGDILVLSGTDPVTGQVLKTSLTAEITKDRDGEKVWKKGGEPITIHGGRINWFGRDVDWADKIGFRGKQDVESPVNEWTRLEVIAEGEKLTYLVNGVVVNQAIKASPSAGKLILQTEQAEMFVRKFELWPLGKAPAADAKN